In the Nicotiana tabacum cultivar K326 chromosome 16, ASM71507v2, whole genome shotgun sequence genome, one interval contains:
- the LOC107772383 gene encoding serpin-ZX: protein MDLQESISNQTGVSLTLAKHVFATEVKGNNNMVFSPLSIHVVLGLIAAGSNGPTRDQLLAFLKSKSTDELNSLSSQLVDVVFADGSPSGGPRLSVANGVWVEQTLPLKPSFKQIVDNFYKAASVSVDFQNKAVEVANQVNQWAEKETSGLIKEILPADSVDSATRLVFANALYFKGAWDEKFDASVTKDNKFHLLNGTSLQVPFMTSKKKQYIKAFDGFKVLGLPYKHSEDRRRFTMYFFLPDANDGLPALVDKVSSESQFLERHLPYQKVGVGEFRIPKFKISFGFEASNILKGLGLVLPFSGDGLTEMVDSPVGSNLYVSSIFHKSFIEVNEEGTEAAAATAGVIKLRALMVEEKVDFVADHPYLFLIREDATGVVLFVGSVLNPLVD, encoded by the exons ATGGACCTTCAAGAATCGATCAGCAACCAAACAGGTGTATCCTTAACATTAGCGAAACATGTTTTTGCAACCGAGGTTAAAGGGAACAACAACATGGTCTTTTCCCCTTTGTCGATCCACGTAGTGTTGGGTCTAATCGCTGCGGGTTCAAATGGTCCGACCCGTGACCAGTTGCTCGCTTTCCTCAAATCCAAATCTACTGATGAACTCAACTCTCTTTCTTCTCAGCTTGTTGATGTTGTCTTTGCTGATGGTAGCCCCAGTGGTGGGCCTCGTTTGTCCGTTgctaatggggtctgggttgaGCAGACTTTGCCTTTGAAGCCTTCTTTCAAACAGATTGTGGACAATTTTTATAAAGCTGCTTCTGTTTCTGTTGATTTCCAGAACAAG GCTGTTGAGGTTGCCAATCAAGTGAATCAATGGGCTGAAAAAGAAACAAGCGGGCTTATCAAAGAAATTCTTCCAGCTGACTCAGTTGACAGTGCAACAAGACTTGTGTTTGCAAATGCACTGTACTTTAAAGGAGCCTGGGATGAGAAGTTCGATGCATCAGTGACTAAGGACAATAAGTTCCACCTTCTCAATGGGACCTCTCTTCAAGTGCCCTTCATGACTAGCAAGAAGAAGCAATACATAAAAGCTTTTGATGGTTTCAAGGTTTTGGGGCTTCCTTATAAACACAGTGAAGATAGGCGTCGTTTTACCATGTACTTCTTTCTGCCTGATGCCAATGATGGACTGCCAGCTTTGGTAGATAAGGTCAGTTCTGAATCCCAATTCTTGGAGCGTCACCTTCCATATCAGAAGGTTGGAGTTGGTGAATTTCGTATCCCCAAATTTAAAATATCGTTTGGATTTGAAGCTTCTAACATTCTGAAAGGGCTTGGCCTGGTATTGCCTTTCTCTGGTGATGGCCTAACTGAGATGGTGGACTCCCCTGTTGGCAGTAACCTTTATGTTTCTAGCATTTTCCACAAGTCCTTTATTGAGGTAAATGAAGAGGGAACAGAAGCTGCAGCTGCAACCGCTGGTGTGATTAAACTAAGGGCATTAATGGTAGAAGAGAAAGTAGACTTTGTTGCTGATCATCCATATCTCTTCCTGATTAGAGAAGATGCAACAGGCGTGGTACTGTTTGTTGGTAGCGTGCTAAATCCTCTAGTAGACTAA